Genomic segment of Salvelinus sp. IW2-2015 linkage group LG17, ASM291031v2, whole genome shotgun sequence:
atcctgtattgacgctttgcctagtTTGATGGtacgtctgagggcatagcgggattcttATAAcgtagtgtcccgctccttgaaagcggcagctataGCCTTTATCTCgagcggatgttgcctgtaatccatggcttctggttgggatatgtacatacagtcactgggGGGgatgatgtcgtcgatgcacttattgatgaagccgattcTGAGggggtatactcctcaatgctattggatgaatcccgggacaATGTGTGCtatcctgtagcatagcatccgcgtcatctgaccacttccatattgagcgagtcactatgaggatagaattatgatcgATTTGGTAAAATGgagcgggggagagctttgtatgcatctctgtgtgtggagtaaggtggtctagagtttttttctcctctggagAAATTATGTAAAAGGAATttgaagtttgcctgcattaaagtccccgccactaggagcgccgcttctggatgagcattttcttgtttgcttatggccttatacagctgttGAGTGGCAGCCNNNNNNNNNNNNNNNNNNNNNNNNNNNNNNNNNNNNNNNNNNNNNNNNNNNNNNNNNNNNNNNNNNNNNNNNNNNNNNNNNNNNNNNNNNNNNNNNNNNNNNNNNNNNNNNNNNNNNNNNNNNNNNNNNNNNNNNNNNNNNNNNNNNNNNNNNNNNNNNNNNNNNNNNNNNNNNNNNNNNNNNNNNNNNNNNNNNNNNNNNNNNNNNNNNNNNNNNNNNNNNNNNNNNNNNNNNNNNNNNNNNNNNNNNNNNNNNNNNNNNNNNNNNNNNNNNNNNNNNNNNNNNNNNNNNNNNNNNNNNNNNNNNNNNNNNNNNNNNNNNNNNNNNNNNNNNNNNNNNNNNNNNNNNNNNNNNNNNNNNNNNNNNNNNNNNNNNNNNNNNNNNNNNNNNNNNNNNNNNNNNNNNNNNNNNNNNNNNNNNNNNNNNNNNNNNNNNNNNNNNNNNNNNNNNNNNNNNNNNNNNNNNNNNNNNNNNNNNNNNNNNNNNNNNNNNNNNNNNNNNNNNNNNNNNNNNNNNNNNNNNNNNNNNNNNNNNNNNNNNNNNNNNNNNNNNNNNNNNNNNNNNNNNNNNNNNNNNNNNNNNNNNNNNNNNNNNNNNNNNNNNNNNNNNNNNNNNNNNNNNNNNNNNNNNNNNNNNNNNNNNNNNNNNNNNNNNNNNNNNNNNNNNNNNNNNNNNNNNNNNNNNNNNNNNNNNNNNNNNNNNNNNNNNNNNNNNNNNNNNNNNNCTCCTCAGGCTGATGGGCCCTTTGtgagggttcctaggccaaggtccgcgcgagggtcgccactcaaaggacgctaaggaggggacaaagacaatggtggagtggtgtcctcgtccagcgccggagccgcccaccgcggacagatgcccaccagaccctcccctagagttttagggggtgcgttcggagtccgcacctcagggggggtactgtcacgttctgaccatagttctggttgttttgcttgttttagtgttggtcaggacgtgagctgggtgggcattctattgtgtgtgtctagtttgtctgtttctatgtttggcctaatatggttctcaatcagagcagatgttttgtgttgtctctgattgggaatcatatataggtggcttgtttgtgttgggtttgtgggtggttgttcctgtctctgtgttttctctgcaccagttTCGGTTTGctacgtttgttattttgttagttgtaagggttcacagtttcgtcttgtttattaaagtcatgttccctgctacacctcctcttcagacgaagaggaggaaggctgccgttacaacaccagcaaggataagaaccccaaagtatccatgtaaatgagtttggtcaatttccttccatctctctacAAAAAATGTGcattccctccaaattagtgcagtccagaatgattttctggatggtgtctgggaggaacagttcaaaagaagactttatgtcctgcacatgcGTAACCGCCATCTGCGTCGGCCTAGTTTTATCCCTAGTTTCACATTGACAGCCATGCGATgtgctcattccttgggcaagaagaccattcaattaCACACATTCTGTgaagggctggtcctggggctgtctgtgtcatgttttgtcattgattatcatgtcttgtccctgtgcttcccttctattcgtttccctctgctggtcttattaggttcttccctctttctatccctctctctcccctccctctctccctctctcgctctctctctctatcgttccgttcctgctcccagctgttcctcattctcctaactacctcatttactctttcacacctgtcccctattttgccctctgagtagagtccctatttctccctctgttttccgcttctgtccttgtcggatccttgttttgATGTTGCTGtctgtccttgttccgccctgtcgtgtttttgcttcttcagatgctgcgtgtgagcaggtgtctatgtcagctacggcctggccttcccgaagcgacctgcagtctgtggtcgcgtctccagtcgttcctctctactgacgagaggatttcagttttcctgttttggatttacctaaaataatatccaggagtatcttttttgtttaagactggaataaagactctgtttctattaagtcgctttgggtcctcattcaccagcataacagaaggatccgaccaagaatggacccagcgactacggattctcgcaacactgccgtcgagttccagggagcaatgctcggcagacacgagcaggaattgtctgctgctcgtcatgccgttgagacctggCCGCTTAGGTCTCCgacctctcaggacagtttcagagtcttcgtctcgtgccaccagctacttcctggtcttccgagtctccggaacctagggttaataacccaccatgttactctgggcagccactgagtgtcgctcctttctcacccagtgtgaattgtgttctctctccagcccaacacatactcaagagagagagctcggatcgctacgtcatatcactccttactggtcgggctcgggagtggggcacagctatctgggaggcaagggctgagtgttctaacgattatcagaactttaaagaggagatgatacgggttttgatcgttcagttttgggaaggaggcttccagggccctggcttccctatgtcaaggtgatcgatccataacgattactctatagagtttcgcactcttgctgcctccagtgactggaacgagccggcgttgctcgctcgttttctggaggactccacgctgaggttaaggatgagattctctcccgggaggttccttccagcgtggactctttgattgcactcgccatccgcatagaacgacgggtagatcttcgtcaccgagctcgtggaagagagctcgcgttaacggtgttccccctctccgcatctcaaccatctcctcccaccgctcagagactgagccatgcagctgggaggtatcgcatctcgactaagagaggaacggagaatcaccaaccgcctttgcctctattgcggttctgctggacattttgtcatgtcatgtccagtaaaagccagagctcatcagtaagcggagggctactggtgagcgctactactcaggtctctccatcagagtcctgtactaccttgtcggtccatctacgctggaccggttcggctgcttcctgcagtgccttgatagactctggggctggaggttgttttatggacgaagcatgggctcggaaacatgacatcctctcagacagttagggaagcccacgcccatgttcgccttagatggtagtcttctccccagtatcagatgtgagacactacctttaaccctcacagtatctggtaaccacagtgagaccatttccttttgatttttcgttcaccttttacacctgttgttttgggtcatccctggctagtatgtcataatccttctattaattggtctagtaattctatcctatcctggaacgtttcttgtcatgtgaagtgtttaatgctgctatcctcctgtttcttctgtccccctTCTCAGGAGGAACCTGAATTTGACAGGAGTCCGGAGGaaatcatgatctgcgcacggtcttcagtcggtccagagccaactctcttcctcctcaccggtcgtatgattgttgtattgatctccttccgggaccactccccctcggggtagggactattagtgccagcatcggtctgtggtggtaaatagatggctatgaataatatagatgagaactctcttggtagatagtgtggtctacagcttatcataaggtactctacctcaggcgagcaataccttgagacttatCTAATATTAGAaatcacgcaccagctgttgacaaatagacacacaaccccacccctcatcttaccagacttagcttctctgtcctgctggtgcatggaaaatcccgccagctctatatttgtcgttcagccacgactcagtgaaacaaaagatattacagtttttaatgtcccgttggtaggataatcttgatcgtagGCCATCAAttgtattttccaatgattgcacgttggccaataaaacggatggcagtgggagtttactcgctcgcctacaaaTGTTTAGAAGGCTGCTTGACCTCTGCCCCCgccggagctgcctctctgtcctgagctacctctctgtcctgagctacctctctgtcctgagctacctctatgtcctaagctacctctcggttcggagctgtctcctcagtctgatggggccctttgtgagggttcctaggccaaggtcggRggcgagggtcgccactcaaaggaRgctaaggagggggacaaagacaatggtggagtggtgtcctcgtccagcgccggagccgccacRgcggacagatgcccacccagaccctcccctagagttttagggggtgcgttcggagtccgcacctcaggaggggggtactgtcacgttctgaccatagttctggtgtgttttgcttgttttagtgttggtcaggacgtgagctgggtgggcattctatggtgtgtgtctagtttgtctgtttctatgtttggcctaatatggttctcaatcagaggcagatgttttgtgttgtctctgattgggaatcatatataggtggcttgttttgtgttggggtttgtgggtggttgtttcctgtctctgtgttttctctgcaccagttTCGGTTTGctacgtttgttattttgttagttgtaagtgttcacagtttcgtcttgtttattaaagtcatgttccctgctacacctcctcttcagacgaagaggaggaaggctgccgttacaacaccagcaaggataagaaccccaaagtatccatgtaaatgagtttggtcaatttccttccatctctctacAAAAATGTGcattccctccaaattagtgcagtccagaatgattttctggatggtgtctgggaggaacagttcaaaagaagactttatgtcctgcacatgcGTAACCGCCATCTGCGTCGGGCCTAGTTTTATCCCTAGTTTTATCACATTGACAGCCATGCgaggtggctcattccttgggcaagaagaccattcaattaCACAATTCTGTTgaagggctggtcctggggctgtctgtgtcatgttttgtcattgattatcatgtcttgtccctgtgcttcccttctattcgtttccctctgctggtcttattaggttctttccctctttctatccctctctctccccctccctctctccctctctcgctctctctctctatcgttccgttcctgctcccagctgttcctcattctcctaactacctcatttactctttcacacctgtcccctattttgccctctgagtagagtccctatttctccctctgttttccgcttctgtccttgtcggatccttgtttgatgtttgctgttctgtgtccttgttccgccctgtcgtgtttttgccttcttcagatgctgcgtgtgagcaggtgtctatgtcagctacggcctgtgccttcccgaagcgacctgcagtctgtggtcgcgtctccagtcgttcctctctactgacgagaggatttcagttttcctgttttggatttacctaaaataatatccaggagtatcgttttttgtttaagactggaataaagactctgtttctattaagtcgcttttgggtcctcattcaccagcataacagtctgctgatgggctggtcctggggctgactgAGGGTcaatcttctcctcttcttccaactcactgtcagactccgaattgacagagacatgatcctcatatttggaaaacactagcttctctctctgcaaaaattaTTTCGAAGAGATTATTTTTGCcgtactgattgattgtggtatggagccacacatgcaaagctatttatttgttgtgtcccaaTTTGTACcggctggggtagagtgtgggaaaatacagaatttttcacaatgtatcgaaataatgtattgtaataacattgtgcagatTCCCACAAGAgattgtgcttctacacctgcattgcttgctgtttggggttttaggctgggtttctgtacagcactttgagatatcagctgatgtaagaagggctttataaatacatttgatttgatttgtgtagtttcacacactacaaagggtaaagagtgcgagaaaagtTGGAGACAGGCCGacgggcagggagacagacagacaggttcttggtgctatgttgaaacagcaggcccagggaggaggaagacaagcGTGAAGTCACAgagcaaacctttttgtttcatttttattttgttttccccTACACACCCACCTTTGCACACTTTTATTACACTTGGAtaaccacatatgtaatataaatgtgtagggggggtgtgcactcaatgaaaatgtgatCTTTTACATGTtcgtcacagaaaatgagccaaggccaatgagtctcaggttaaaaaaaatattaattgtatcatttttattttagtaaacattgaaaatgtaacCACACAAGGTTTAAGTAGTAATCAGAAACGCGAGGATAATCATTTATCCATTGCATCTTGGTTGGATCTGAAAAAGTGTGGCTTCTCATTTCAGATCGGACGTGATTACTTTCAAATAGTTTACAAATACCTTATAAAATTGCTATAAATGCCATAAGCAATTTATTTATTAAAGTATTTATGTTAAGTTCTTTATGAATTAGAGATATTCTTGCAATTCTGTTTTCTGAGAGTGGATTTCCTTTTCTTCCAGATTGAGGAGTTGTCCCAACAAGCTCAGCTGGCAGCAGCAGAGAAGTTcaaggtccagggagaagacagaaCGTCCATCATCCAGGAGAACACACAGAAGCCCACAGTATACAAGAGGAGAGcaaagaggaagaggtgaagggtCGAACTTAGCGTGGCCCCgtatctgtttgtgctgttctgtcaGATCTTGAACCAGGCTTGTTCCAACCTACATCCTCTGGCGTTTACTTAACTTTTATCATAAAACATTGTTTATGACGTCAGCAGTTTTTACTTCCTCATTATGCTCTAACAGTATAAGCAGTTCCTGATTCACTACTGTGTTCCATCATGCTTTGCAGGTTGATGAGACTGCCGTGAAGGACATTGAACTGGTGATGTCACAAGCCAATGTGTCTCGACTGAAGGCTATACGAGCGCTCAATAACAACAATGACATCATCAATGCCATCATGGTAATAATATTTAATTGGTTGTCAATCTGTTGTTAATGTAAGATCATGTGTAATTTACGTGTTTCTTTGATTTCTATGTTGTAAGGTGATTACAGGCACATCTGGACATTACAGTTCTagattctattctgttctattccatGTTGGAATCTCCTAAGATGCAAAAACCTTTTGAATTCTTCTTTGCAGGAGCTGACCATGTAAACACCAAACAACCATGAGGATCAGGTCCAGTCCAACCTTTTAATAGACGTTGTCTAAATTAATTTCAAGGCTAGAAATAAAGTTGTTGAATAAGGAGATGGAATATTttgtttctgtttagtgtttacaCTGTGTATTTATGTTTCCCATTTATTggtaattaaatacaaaaatcccatgtattttttaaatattgtttaCACACGTAACACCTGTTCATACACACCTGCGTTATACAGGTGAAATAGTTGAAATGATGTTacagatcgtgtgtgtgtgtgttttgccacGGTAACGGCGTTCAACCTAGGCTTCAGGTAAAGCGCGTGCAAGAAACTTCCCCCGGCATGAGAGAATGATCCAGAAAGGTCTCCAGACGGTGATAGTGAAACCAGCGAATACGAGAGATACGTCATTGCGCACGAGAACGAGGAAACATTGTGCCCTGTCATATTTAGCTACCGATTGAACTCAATATCCAACAGCACATTGTGACGAATACTGCCTTTCTGGAGCGGAAAGAACTAGATAGCAAGAGATGTAAGTGTGGGATGGAGGGTCGGATGAGAGAGCTAGCGTTCAAAGCGATGGCCTCCCTTGCAAATGCAGGGTAGCTTGCTAGCAATTTAGCCATTGCTAGCTTCAAGTTTTGTTACTCATAGcttagctatgttagctagccaacgttactTGTCTGGAATGCTCCgacatgtatgtatatgtatagcaACTCTGcaataaaagtacattttgtcCACGGGACATAAACTGCAACTCTATAGCTTTAGCTAaccgtagctagctaacgttaggcctACATGCTGCCTCCATGCACATGGGATACGATTAGTGGGAATGAATGGAGCGCTTGTCAGTTCACACTAGTCGAATTGTCAGCTCTACACTCCAGGAAAAGTCTCATATGAGCCGTAATGAGATATTATCAATAATACAAGGCTGGGCTTTAGTTCTCCAAAACGGTTACATGAGCAGATAGTCCTTTATTCACGTGGGCTAGCTATTTCCTTGCAAATAGACTAGCCTAGCAAACGTTACTGGCTTGCAAATTGGAGTGACATTCTATGTGACCTGTCAGCTAGCTAGCGCATGAATTAATATATGGAAGAGTGTTGGATCTGGTTAGCCAAGAATAACCATTAGGAAATGACAGCAAAACCACTGAAATAAGGGCAGAGACCAGTGACAATTAGCCACCTGACCAAGTATAACCTTGGATAAGGTTGAATGGGTGGAGGAGCTAGACTAGCTTGGCCACCTGATGATGAATGTTCCTGATGTATTGAATGTAACCAAACAATATTATCTTAATTAGCTAGTCAATGCTTAAAGCAAACGTGTATGCTTTTTCTGTTTCACCTGATGATGCATGCAACAGACCTGGAGACTGCTTTCTAAACAGCAAATTATTCAGTTTTGCATCCAAAATGAAAGGATTTTATCCCTTCATTGTTTTCCATCCCTATTTCCTAATGATGGGGTTGCAATTTCCCAAATATTTATGTTTGGATTTTATGAACAGAACCTAGAAGACATTGGCCGTTGCTTTGTATTGGACTAAtaagtcttctctcttctctattgtCCAATAGGCAGCCAGCAACAGCAAAGTGGTTTGACAGAAGGGACTCCGTGTTCATTGAGTTCCTGGTAGAAGACAGCAAAGATCTTCAAGTAAAGTTTGAAAAATCAAAACTTGATTTTCGGTAAGCTGCTTCACCATGACCCGGGACACACTGCAGTTTAATTGACACTGATGTTAGGGTAAATTGTGAGCTGTCCATAAATTACGCCTATTGCACTTGCAGAagcagtttcccggacacagatttaACCTAATCCtgcctggactaaaaagcatatGTATTTTCCTTTTAGTCCAGGAATAAGATGAATTTTATCGGCCCTTACTGTCTGAATGAGCAAACCGttcatctacagtgccttcagaaagtattcacaacccttgacattgactatccctttgagcatgatgaagttattaattacactttgatagtgtatcaatacacccagtcactacaaagatacaggcgtcctgcCTATCTccgttgctggagaggaaggaaaccgccctaacccatgaagccaatggtgactttaaaacagtcagACTTTAATCGCTGTGAtaagagagaactgaggatggatcaacaacattgtagttactccacaatactaacctaaatgatagagggcaaagaaggaagcctgtacagaatacaaatattccaaaacatgcatcctgtttgcaacaaggcaccaaaagtaatactgcaaaaatgtggcaaatcaaATCATCTTTtgacctgaatacaaagtgttatgtttggggcaaatacaacacatttactgagtaccactttccatattttcaatcatagtggtggctgcagtatgttatgggtatgcttgtaatcgttaaggacttgggagtttttcaggatataaattaaactgaatggagctaaacacaagCAAAATCGtagtggaaaacctggttcagtctgctttctaccagacactggacaataacctaaatcacaaggctaaatctacactggagttgcttaccaagaaggcagTAAATGTTCCTGGctgagttatagttttgacttgaaaatctggcaagacctgaaaatggttgtctagcaatgatcaacaaccaatttcacagagcttacatttttttgaaaagaataatgggaaaatgtttgacaatccaggtgtggaaagctcttagatatttacccagaaagacatagctgtaattgctaccaaaggtacttctacaaagttttgactcaggggtgtgaatagttctgtaaattagatttctgtatttaattatcaatacatttgttttcactttgtcattatggggtattttgtgtagatggatgaaaaacaataatatatatatatttaatccatttttaattcagactgtaacgcaacaaaatgtgaaataaatcaaggggtatgaatactttctgaagtcactgtattttactctgttctgtcttttcagttgTGTTGGCGGGATTGAAAACCTCAAACACCAAAATGAATTGGACCTATTTGACTCAATTGACCCCAATGtaagtattattattttattttttcatttagcTGCTGAATCACCAACTGCAATGACCTGGATGTTAAATAGGATGAAAAAGATGATCCCTCATACAAAATTACTTGTAATATATTATGagcatctctcttcttctccttgtaGGAGTCCAAGCACAAACGTACAGAcaggtctgtgttgtgttgtctaaAGAAAGCAAAGGCAGGTATTGCATGGCCACGGTTAACGAAGGACAAGGCAAaggtcagaaatgttttggtacaataTTCTACATTCCCTcttctgttttgtatttctggGCTCATCTTcagaaagtgtctcagagtaggagtgctcatCTAGGATTACATCCCTCATGTTCATGTATCTTATTCATCAAAAAGGTCAAACTgatcagcaatcctactctgagactaAGATCACATAAGAGGGGCATTTTGTCTTAAATGTTGGTTAAAATGTTGATTTGGGATGTCTTTTTTGTTTTCCACAGTTTCAATGGCTGGGTGTTGACTTCAACAACTGGAAAGACTGGGAAGATGATTCTGATGAGGATCTGTCCAGTTTTGACAAGTTTTCAGAGGCAAGCAAAGCAATCATGTCATGTTGCACACAgtgtgtattgtttttaaatgttcaatcattgtagtttttttttttatatgtccaAACAGTGATTGTTGTCTCTTTTTTTCAGATGATGAACACGATGGGAGGAGAAGACGGTATGCCAGATCTGGGTATGGAAGGTCTAAAAGAGGTTT
This window contains:
- the LOC111976653 gene encoding prostaglandin E synthase 3; the encoded protein is MQPATAKWFDRRDSVFIEFLVEDSKDLQVKFEKSKLDFRCVGGIENLKHQNELDLFDSIDPNESKHKRTDRSVLCCLKKAKAGIAWPRLTKDKAKFQWLGVDFNNWKDWEDDSDEDLSSFDKFSEMMNTMGGEDGMPDLGMEGLKEHDSDDEKIPDLE